In Bos mutus isolate GX-2022 chromosome 2, NWIPB_WYAK_1.1, whole genome shotgun sequence, one DNA window encodes the following:
- the DLX1 gene encoding homeobox protein DLX-1 isoform X1 has translation MTMTTMPESLNSPVSGKAVFMEFGPPNQQMSPSPMSHGHYSMHCLHSAGHSQPDGAYSSASSFSRPLGYPYVNSVSSHASSPYISSVQSYPGSASLTQSRLEDPGADSEKSTVVEGGEVRFNGKGKKIRKPRTIYSSLQLQALNRRFQQTQYLALPERAELAASLGLTQTQVKIWFQNKRSKFKKLMKQGGAALEGSALANGRALSAGSPPVPPGWNPNSSSGKGSGGSAGSYIPSYTSWYPSTHQEALQQPQLM, from the exons ATGACCATGACCACCATGCCAGAAAGTCTCAACAGCCCCGTGTCGGGCAAGGCGGTGTTTATGGAGTTTGGGCCGCCCAACCAGCAAATGTCTCCTTCTCCCATGTCCCACGGGCACTACTCCATGCACTGTTTACACTCGGCGGGCCATTCGCAGCCCGACGGCGCTTACAGCTCGGCCTCGTCCTTCTCCCGACCGCTGGGCTACCCCTACGTCAACTCGGTCAGCAGCCACGCGTCCAGCCCCTACATCAGTTCGGTGCAGTCCTACCCGGGCAGCGCCAGCCTCACCCAGAGCCGCCTGGAGGACCCAG GGGCTGACTCGGAGAAGAGCACCGTGGTGGAAGGCGGTGAAGTGCGCTTCAATGGCAAGGGGAAAAAGATTCGCAAACCCAGGACGATTTATTCCAGTTTGCAGTTGCAGGCTTTGAACCGGAGGTTCCAGCAAACTCAGTACCTAGCTCTGCCCGAGAGGGCGGAGCTCGCGGCCTCTTTGGGACTCACGCAGACGCAG GTCAAGATCTGGTTCCAGAACAAGCGCTCCAAGTTCAAGAAGCTGATGAAGCAGGGCGGGGCGGCTCTGGAGGGTAGTGCGCTGGCCAACGGCCGGGCGCTGTCTGCCGGCTCCCCGCCTGTGCCGCCCGGCTGGAACCCCAACTCCTCTTCCGGGAAGGGCTCGGGCGGCAGCGCGGGCTCCTACATCCCCAGTTACACGTCGTGGTACCCCTCGACGCACCAAGAAGCTCTGCAGCAACCCCAACTCATGTGA
- the DLX1 gene encoding homeobox protein DLX-1 isoform X2, which produces MTMTTMPESLNSPVSGKAVFMEFGPPNQQMSPSPMSHGHYSMHCLHSAGHSQPDGAYSSASSFSRPLGYPYVNSVSSHASSPYISSVQSYPGSASLTQSRLEDPGQDLVPEQALQVQEADEAGRGGSGG; this is translated from the exons ATGACCATGACCACCATGCCAGAAAGTCTCAACAGCCCCGTGTCGGGCAAGGCGGTGTTTATGGAGTTTGGGCCGCCCAACCAGCAAATGTCTCCTTCTCCCATGTCCCACGGGCACTACTCCATGCACTGTTTACACTCGGCGGGCCATTCGCAGCCCGACGGCGCTTACAGCTCGGCCTCGTCCTTCTCCCGACCGCTGGGCTACCCCTACGTCAACTCGGTCAGCAGCCACGCGTCCAGCCCCTACATCAGTTCGGTGCAGTCCTACCCGGGCAGCGCCAGCCTCACCCAGAGCCGCCTGGAGGACCCAG GTCAAGATCTGGTTCCAGAACAAGCGCTCCAAGTTCAAGAAGCTGATGAAGCAGGGCGGGGCGGCTCTGGAGGGTAG
- the DLX2 gene encoding homeobox protein DLX-2, which translates to MTGVFDSLVADMHSTQITASSTYHQHQQPPSGGGAGPGGSNGSSLHKPQESPTLPVSTATDSSYYTNQQHPAGGGGGGGGGSPYAHMGSYQYHASGLNNVPFSAKSGYDLGYTAAYTSYAPYGTSSSPANNEPEKEDLEPEIRIVNGKPKKVRKPRTIYSSFQLAALQRRFQKTQYLALPERAELAASLGLTQTQVKIWFQNRRSKFKKMWKSGEIPSEQHPGASASPPCASPPASAPASWDFGAPQRMGGGGGGPGSGGSGAGSSGSSPSSAASAFLGNYPWYHQASGSASHLQAAAPLLHPTQTPQPHHHHHHHHGGGGGAPVSAGTIF; encoded by the exons ATGACTGGAGTCTTTGACAGTCTGGTGGCTGATATGCACTCGACCCAGATCACGGCCTCCAGCACGTACCACCAGCACCAGCAGCCCCCGAGCGGCGGCGGCGCTGGCCCCGGCGGCAGCAACGGCAGCAGCCTCCACAAGCCTCAGGAGTCGCCCACTCTCCCGGTGTCCACAGCTACCGACAGCAGCTACTACACCAACCAACAACACCCGGCgggtggtggcggcggcggcggcggcggctcgcCCTACGCGCACATGGGTTCCTACCAGTACCACGCCAGCGGCCTCAACAACGTCCCGTTTTCAGCCAAGAGCGGCTACGATCTGGGCTACACCGCCGCCTACACCTCTTACGCGCCCTACGGGACCAGTTCGTCCCCGGCCAACAACGAACCTG AGAAGGAAGACCTCGAGCCTGAAATCCGGATAGTAAACGGGAAGCCAAAGAAAGTCCGGAAACCTCGAACCATCTACTCCAGTTTCCAGCTGGCGGCTCTTCAGCGGCGTTTCCAAAAGACTCAATACCTGGCACTTCCCGAGCGAGCTGAGCTGGCGGCGTCTCTGGGCCTCACCCAGACTCAG GTCAAAATCTGGTTCCAGAACCGCCGATCGAAGTTCAAGAAGATGTGGAAAAGCGGTGAGATCCCTTCGGAGCAGCACCCGGGGGCCAGCGCTTCGCCACCTTGTGCTTCGCCGCCGGCCTCGGCGCCGGCCTCCTGGGACTTCGGCGCGCCACAGCGAatggggggcggcggcggcggcccgggcAGCGGCGGCAGCGGGGCGGGCAGCTCCGGGTCCAGCCCAAGCAGCGCGGCCTCGGCGTTCCTGGGCAACTACCCGTGGTACCACCAGGCCTCCGGCTCCGCTTCGCACCTGCAGGCCGCCGCGCCGCTGCTGCACCCGACGCAAACCCCGCAGccacaccaccaccatcatcaccaccacggTGGCGGCGGGGGCGCCCCGGTGAGCGCTGGAACGATCTTCTAA